The following nucleotide sequence is from Mucilaginibacter sp. cycad4.
AATACCCGCGGCCTGCAAACCGGCTGCATCATTAAGCTCTTCAACAGTTTTGGTGTTATATAATTTACCGTTAGCGCCGTTTGCAGGATCGGAGATATCGGTAGCATTGCTGATATCTATTTTAAATACTTTTTTAAATGTAGCGGGATCGGTAGACGCACCTCCGAACTTACCATCGCGTTCAATAGTTAAAAACGTAGTGGCATTAACAGCGGTTATGTCACTAACACCCGTTAATGACGTATTATCCATAAGGTAAGCATACTGTTTTGTATTGCCTGTTGCAATATCAAAGGTAAGGATGCGCAATACAGTTGAATTAGCAACCTTTGCTTTAGATGGGTTATACATTGGCGATTGCATCATGCCCACCAATGTTTTGCCATCGGGTGTTATAGTTAAACCTTCCATACCGCGGTTAGCCCTGCGGGTGGCGAATACTGCAGGAATTTTACGGCCGCCCGTTCCTGTACCAAAAGGATTGATGCGCTCAATGGTTTTTCCACTTGCATCAAAATGAACAATATGCGGCCCGTATTCGTCACTTACCCAAAAAGTACCGTCGGCCGCTAAAACCAAACCTTCCGAATCAATGCCATCGGCACTTGGAGATAACTGATTTCCGCTAAGATCAAAAGGAATTTCGCCCGAAGCTCCCATTCCGTCCGGGTTTGGTAAACCATTCAGTTTCCCCCCGCTGGCATTTTTTAACTCTATGGTTTGCTCCAGTACCAGTTTATCATCCTTTAACCTGAATTTACCTATCTGCGGATCAAAATCTGGTTTACCGATAATGATGGAATTAGCTGTCTGTCCGGCAACGTTTGAGCCGCGGTCTGTAAGCAGGTAAAACACGTCTTTCTGGTTTGGATCTGCAGCCACTGCCGAACCAAAGCCTCCGTTGTATACTTTCACACCGTCGGCAGTGGTGAAAAGGATAGCCGGGTTTTGTGCCTCGGCCATATCAGGATAGCTGAAAGGGTTTACCTTGTTATCGTCATGGCAGGAAGAAAGGATCACCGCAGATGCCGCGATGAGGCTAAGTAGTTGTTTTTTCATTGGGTGTGCGATTGATTAACTTTTACAAAAGAACCCGTCTTATGTAAACCTACTGTTAATTATATAACAATAATTTAACATACAGGGTAAAATTCTATAGAATCTTAACATATCAGCAACTTAATGTTTTGCAATAATTATGTTACTTACCAATATCATTGCCGATAAAACGTATTACCTCATCTGCTTTTTCATATTTTTAACCTTATGAAACATATTTACCATTATACCTGCAACAACCTTTGGAATAAGGCAAGGCCTTTTGTTTTGGGCATGCTGCTTTGCAGCGGCATAGCTTCGGCACAATCAACTAACCCGGTTATCAACAGCATCATGGCTGAAGAAACCACCAACTCGCAACTGGAAAAACTGGCGCATGAACTGTTTGACGGAATCGGCCCGCGTTTGGTTGGCACGCCGCAAATGAAACAGGCCAATGATTGGG
It contains:
- a CDS encoding esterase-like activity of phytase family protein → MKKQLLSLIAASAVILSSCHDDNKVNPFSYPDMAEAQNPAILFTTADGVKVYNGGFGSAVAADPNQKDVFYLLTDRGSNVAGQTANSIIIGKPDFDPQIGKFRLKDDKLVLEQTIELKNASGGKLNGLPNPDGMGASGEIPFDLSGNQLSPSADGIDSEGLVLAADGTFWVSDEYGPHIVHFDASGKTIERINPFGTGTGGRKIPAVFATRRANRGMEGLTITPDGKTLVGMMQSPMYNPSKAKVANSTVLRILTFDIATGNTKQYAYLMDNTSLTGVSDITAVNATTFLTIERDGKFGGASTDPATFKKVFKIDISNATDISDPANGANGKLYNTKTVEELNDAAGLQAAGITPVTKTQVLDLLKDLPKVYPHDKAEGLALLPGNILAISNDDDFGVVDNGKNGFAAKILPATNSVDRNRIYFVKLK